The Eulemur rufifrons isolate Redbay chromosome 14, OSU_ERuf_1, whole genome shotgun sequence sequence AGGCTCCAGTTAACGGTATTTGGAGGTCAGCACGGTGCTCACCGCAGCAAAGAACTTGTCCAGGGACGCGTGGACCGCAGGGGTGAATTCCGCCGGGTGGTGGCTGGCCAAGGTCACCAGCAGGCAGTGGCTCAGGAGCTGCGGAGAGGCGGTGTCAGGAGTGCGGGGGTCACAGCCTGCCGCCTGCGCTCCCCCTCCCGGAACTCCCCCTCCGGGAACTCGCCGGCGCCAAGGCCCGCTGCACTCCATCCCCAGGTGTCACCTCCCCAGCCGGCCGCTCACCTTGAAGTTGACCGGGTCCACACGCAGCTTGTGCGCGTGCAGGTCGCTCAGAGCAGACAGGGCGCCAGGCAGGTCGTCCAGGTGGCTCACGGCGTTGGTCAGCGCGTCGGCCACCTTCTTGCCGTGGGCCTTGACCTGGCTGGAGCCGTGGCTCAAGTCGAAGTGGGGGAAGTAGGTCTTGGTGGTGGGGAAGGACAGGAACATCCTGCCGGGAGAAGcaaagagtgggggtggggttagggccagggccagggcagtgAGGGGTCCGGGTGGGCCGTGGGCGGGTGTTGGGCTCCAGGTCCTCACCTCTCCAGGGCCTCCGCGCCATGTTCGCCAGCTTGGCCGCCAACGGCATTCCAGGCGGTCTTGACGTTGGTCTTGTCGGCCGGAGACAGCACCATGGTTGGCTCCTTCTGAGTCTGGGTCAGGACCAGAAATGCCAGCGCCGCGCCCTTATGCTAAAGGTGTGGGCTCAATGCCCCAGCTGGGCTGTGCTTATTGGCTGGGGTGCTGCAGAGGTGCCCAGCCCAGGGAAGTGCGAAGGGGAGGGAGTATGGCTGGGCCGGTTGGCAAAGGCTGCTCGAGTCTCTGGGTCCTGCCCCTGCAGAGACCCTGTTGTGTTTCTCGTGCTTCTCCACCCAAAATGCCCCCACGTGTGACCCAAACCCAGGGCAGCTTGGGGTGCCTATTTGTCAGGCTGGGCAGGGAAGCACAGTCCTTTCCAAATTGAAACACAAGCCACCTTTGCTCCAAACTTTGCGTAGGACTgaaagctattattattaataattatccgTGTAAACTGGAGGTGAAGGAGGTAACATGGGGTCAAGTTCTCCAagctctcctctccccactggTGGATGGTGCTCCCAGGCTGCGCAGGGTGACAGGTTGCCGGCTCCAATCGCAGGGGCAGTTCGGCCAAACTGTCTCCAGGGCCCTGCTTCCAGCATCCCCGTTCAGACCTGGGCACTGACTGCCTGGCAGGCTGGTGCTCCCCACACAGACCCACAATTGTCACTGAGGAACTGTCCTTGTTCAGAGTTTGGAGAGTTCCCGGTCCTGATCACGCCTCAGCCCTGTCTGCAAAGCTGGGGTGGACCCCTACCATTCTTGCTCCTGTCCtgcctggggagagaggaggggccctgggggaggTGGCCCTTGGCCAGGGGACCTGCATACTGAGAtgcagcagctggggctgggctgggggagggggttggcTATGAGCCTGCCAGGCACCCCCTCTACACTAGGATCTCAAAAACTATttcagccaggcgcggtggctcacgcctgtaatcctaacactctgggaggccgaggcgggcagattgtttgagctcaggagttagagaccatcctgagcaagagcgagaccccgtct is a genomic window containing:
- the LOC138394439 gene encoding hemoglobin subunit alpha-like → MVLSPADKTNVKTAWNAVGGQAGEHGAEALERMFLSFPTTKTYFPHFDLSHGSSQVKAHGKKVADALTNAVSHLDDLPGALSALSDLHAHKLRVDPVNFKLLSHCLLVTLASHHPAEFTPAVHASLDKFFAAVSTVLTSKYR